One Anser cygnoides isolate HZ-2024a breed goose chromosome 6, Taihu_goose_T2T_genome, whole genome shotgun sequence genomic region harbors:
- the TWIST2 gene encoding twist-related protein 2, giving the protein MEESSSSPVSPVDSLGTSEEELERQPKRFGRKRRYSKKSSEDGSPNPGKRGKKSSPSSQSYEELQSQRILANVRERQRTQSLNEAFAALRKIIPTLPSDKLSKIQTLKLAARYIDFLYQVLQSDEMDSKMTSCSYVAHERLSYAFSVWRMEGAWSMSASH; this is encoded by the coding sequence ATGGAAGAAAGCTCCAGTTCTCCTGTTTCCCCTGTGGATAGCTTGGGGACCAGTgaagaggagctggaaaggCAGCCAAAGAGATTTGGCAGGAAGAGAAGATACAGTAAGAAGTCCAGCGAAGATGGCAGCCCCAACCcagggaagagggggaaaaagtctAGTCCCAGCTCCCAATCCTATGAAGAACTGCAGAGCCAGAGGATCCTGGCCAATGTCAGAGAGAGGCAGAGGACTCAGTCGCTCAATGAAGCTTTTGCCGCCCTGAGGAAAATCATCCCCACGTTGCCCTCTGACAAACTCAGTAAAATCCAGACCCTCAAGCTCGCGGCGCGGTATATAGACTTCCTCTACCAGGTGCTACAGAGCGACGAGATGGACAGTAAGATGACGAGCTGCAGTTACGTGGCTCACGAGAGGCTGAGTTATGCCTTCTCGGTGTGGAGGATGGAGGGAGCGTGGTCCATGTCGGCCTCACACTAG